GGATTGTTCGTCGGGAGTGTCGGTTATGTGCTGACCCTTATCCGACGGCGGTGGTACCAGTATGACCTGGAAGATATCGAGTATGTGCTTGAGAGCATGCTGGAGGATACATGAGATCAAAACACACGGGCAGACGGAGAAAAGGACTGCTGGACCAGGAGTCTGAGTCCAATCCTTTAAGCGGAGTTGCCAATCTCTTCGATGTTGCCATGGTGTTTGCTGTCGCACTGCTGATCGCGCTCGTTATGTCTTATCACCTGCCCGAGATGCTTGACCCGGATGCAAGCTTTACGGTGGTCAAAAATCCAGGGGAGCCAGGGATGAAGATAATCGTGAAGGACGGAGTGACAATAGAGGTTATGAATATGACAGATATGATTGCAGGCGGTGCGGGTGAGGAACTTGGTACGGCGTATAAGCTTGCTAACGGGAAAGTGATCTATGTGCCTGCGAACGGTACGGAGTGATATTTTTTTTTGAATGGTTGGGCAAGTAATATTGAGTTATGGCAAATAAAATTGATTAATGGATTAACAGGTGGATAATATGTGGAACAAACAGGTGGAAGGTATGGGAAATGGTAGGGAAAATGGTGTGGGAAAAATGAAAATTTGCTCATTGGTTTTAAGTGCATTGTTTATTGTGATGCTTGCATCGGTGGTATCAGCAGAGGAGAACCAAACAGATGTAATGTTTGTGCTGGGTACGGATTTGAACGAAGCTTCGCTAACAAACGTGTCTTCGAACATCAACATCACGTCTAAACTGAACGTGACTATCTTCAATGTGACCGAAACAGTACCGGAAGGACTCAATTTTTCGAAGTATGCGGTCATCTTCATCGAATC
This genomic stretch from ANME-2 cluster archaeon harbors:
- a CDS encoding DUF2149 domain-containing protein; translation: MRSKHTGRRRKGLLDQESESNPLSGVANLFDVAMVFAVALLIALVMSYHLPEMLDPDASFTVVKNPGEPGMKIIVKDGVTIEVMNMTDMIAGGAGEELGTAYKLANGKVIYVPANGTE